A window of Candidatus Peribacteraceae bacterium genomic DNA:
CTCAATGGCAGCACGCCCTCCGACCGCGTCAAAGCCGCCGGCTACGCCCCCACGTGCACGGGTTGCCAATGGAGCAGCTCCTACGGCGAGAACATCGCCCGCGGCCAGCGCACCCCGGAACAAGTGATGAATGACTGGATGAACTCCCCCGGTCATCGCGCTAACATCCTCAACCCGGATTTCCTGGAGCTCGGCGTCGGAATAGCCGGTACCTACTGGGCGCAGGAATTCGGCGCCATCCGCACGTGGTGAGGAATACATCCCGTCCACAGAACGAATGGATGAAGCCCCTTGCCCAAGGGGCTTTTCTCGAGTTCGAGTTTAGCCCTTACGTAAGCCTAAAAGTCTGTTCCTCTCTTCCAAGAAGATCTTGCGTGTCCGCGTCCCCCTCCCTATGGGGAGGAGGTAAGGGGGTGGGAGATAAACAGTATTATTCCAATTTATTCCTCTTCGCCTGGCGGTTCTTCTCCTCCAGCTCCTTGCGAGAAACCTGCTGCACCTGCACCGTATCACCCGAAGGCGTTTCCACTACCGGACCCTTCTCCACTGCCTTCTCCTCCACCGGCGCGGCCGGCACGGCACGGAGCTTCTGCAGGGCGAGCATGGTGGCTTGCGCGTTGACGAGCTTGTTGCGGGAACCGAAGCGCTTGCTCAGCACGTTCTTTACGCCCGCGTGGTCCAGGATCACGCGCAGGGCGCCGCCGGCAATGACACCCGTGCCCGGGAGCGCCGGCAGAATGCGGATGCGCGCCGCCTTGTGCTTGATTTCCACGGCATGGGGGATGGTTCCGTTGATGAGCGGCAC
This region includes:
- the rpsE gene encoding 30S ribosomal protein S5 — its product is MAKSSRPDRKRGDRGRGRREPSEFAEATLSIDRVTRVVKGGRRMRFRAIVVVGNRKGKVGLGTGKASEVQAAIKKAVASAKRDMLRVPLINGTIPHAVEIKHKAARIRILPALPGTGVIAGGALRVILDHAGVKNVLSKRFGSRNKLVNAQATMLALQKLRAVPAAPVEEKAVEKGPVVETPSGDTVQVQQVSRKELEEKNRQAKRNKLE